The following are encoded in a window of Magnolia sinica isolate HGM2019 chromosome 11, MsV1, whole genome shotgun sequence genomic DNA:
- the LOC131219343 gene encoding NAC domain-containing protein 2-like: protein MYFFTQRNRKYEGGSRPARKAGNGYWKATTGHTTVLDQDKVVGYKMNLKFHVGTAPKGKKTDWLMTEYRMEEVDPPTTTTETEARKRKRKMVAATQEDHHIRMNGFVLCRIYKHKSGAKKTNETPVNEVIEEDCTSYMAPCYEDDQVNIIDYKCMHSLSWDMIFDEITPEVDRLINIPWDNNEYLPPLTLSEFNDPSPFDVMPTI from the exons ATGTATTTTTTCACACAAAGGAATCGTAAGTATGAGGGTGGATCACGCCCAGCTCGGAAAGCAGGAAACGGCTACTGGAAGGCTACTACCGGACATACGACGGTTCTTGATCAAGATAAAGTAGTTGGatataagatgaatttgaaattCCATGTTGGTACGGCGCCTAAAGGGAAGAAAACAGATTGGCTAATGACAGAGTATAGGATGGAGGAGGTTGATCCTCCTACAACGACTACTGAGACTGAGGCtaggaagagaaagaggaagatggtgGCTGCAACTCAAGAGGATCATCACATAaga ATGAATGGATTTGTTTTGTGTCGAATATACAAGCATAAGTCGGGAGCTAAGAAAACGAATGAAACACCAGTCAATGAAGTTATTGAAGAAGACTGCACATCATATATGGCTCCTTGTTATGAAGATGATCAAGTGAACATCATCGACTACAAGTGCATGCATTCACTATCTTGGGACATGATATTCGACGAAATTACTCCAGAAGTAGATAGATTGATTAATATTCCGTGGGATAATAACGAATATCTCCCACCACTAACATTATCTGAATTCAATGACCCATCACCCTTTGATGTTATGCCCACTATTTGA